The proteins below come from a single uncultured Carboxylicivirga sp. genomic window:
- the dnaE gene encoding DNA polymerase III subunit alpha, whose translation MFFLVFDTETTGLPKKFKAPLTDFDNWPRMVQLAWQCHDLEGNLLFAKNHVITPDGFTIPEDVIAVHGISNEIAHEKGIPLKQALDDFIADVKEAKFIIGHNVEFDINIVGAELLRCGMEEIMTTAPSLCTKDESTEFCGLRNKSGSIKPPTLTELHIKLFNEPFPEAHNAAADVEYTTRCFLELVRVGAISPEKLKMTGNQIDAFKINNPAPIKPAGIEYESFKENTFDDISIEEEERKLKEAAANAGSQAFVHLHVHSQFSILDGAAKTADLAAKAVADNMPAVAITDHGSMFGVKEFHVACGKAGIKPILGVEAYVARRGHLRKDDKTDASGHHIILLAKNYKGYQNLLKMTSVAHTDGMYYKPRIDKELLAEYNEGVIVLSACLGGEVAQNIMAGNFDKAKETILWYKNIFGDDYYLEMMRHKNDDPRLRIDIWENQVKVNKMLREFAAELDVKLVATNDVHFVEPDHAEAHDVLVCLSTGRDYDDPTRMRYTKQEWFKTTQEMNELFADIPEALANTVEIANKVESFELNANPIMPPFDIPEDFGTLEGYAEKYSEEDLIKEFGEDRYEKLGGYDKVIPIKLESDYLEHLTFEGCKVRYGENPEASVTDRLKFELETIKTMGFPGYFLIVQDFINWAKNNGVLVGPGRGSAAGAAVAYCIAITDVDPIKYDLLFERFLNPDRISMPDVDIDFDDDGRQAVLDYVTHKYGHDKVAHICTFGTMATKSSIKDVARVLRLDLAEANRLAKMVPEAPKMSFKKAFKEEPELLKEKDSPNPLIAKTMQFAEALEGSVRQTGVHACGILIGKNPLEQHLPVMPTKGEELLTTQYDGRFVEDIGLLKMDFLGLKTLSIIKEVLGNIKLSKGIDVDINHVDLEDEATFQLFSRGETTAIFQFESPGMKKHLRALQPNRFEDLVAMNALYRPGPMEYIPSFIARKHGREEIVYDHPMMEPYLKDTYGITVYQEQVMLQSRALGGFTRGDSDSLRKAMGKKIITMMDKLKEKFIDGCLGSEEFMQACKDGKTTNKDANKLIDKIWGDWEAFASYAFNKSHSVCYAYVAYQTGYLKAHYPAEFMAGVLSRNLSDITKITNFMEECRNMGMDVLGPDVNESYRKFTVNKEGAIRFGMAGIKGVGEGAVEAIIKERDENGPFKDIFDFVERLPLTTVNKKNIEALAYSGAFDNLGDYHRAQFFVPLPNEETLFIENLIRYGNRYQADLASSQNSLFGALENGVEIKKPDLPICEPFSNIEKLNKEKDYIGIYLSAHPLDDYRLELSHFINNNLKQLEDLESLKGRDITVAGMVVNMRRGTTKKGNPFGIMTLEDYSGSYEFAFFGHDFTDYMPYLEIGYFITLKGRVQERKFNKEELEVRINHISFLSELREKMVNTITLKVPLKSITQELITEMSSLLNKNEGNVTLKFQVIDNESKNTVQLLSRSMRVDLSDELVRYIEEHPDVTMNIA comes from the coding sequence ATGTTTTTTCTAGTATTTGATACCGAAACCACGGGTTTACCCAAGAAGTTTAAAGCACCTTTAACTGATTTTGACAATTGGCCCAGAATGGTTCAACTGGCCTGGCAATGTCACGATTTGGAAGGAAATTTACTATTTGCAAAAAACCATGTAATTACTCCTGATGGTTTTACCATTCCCGAAGATGTAATTGCTGTACACGGTATCAGTAACGAAATTGCACACGAAAAAGGAATACCATTAAAACAAGCTCTTGATGACTTTATTGCTGATGTAAAAGAAGCAAAATTCATCATTGGTCATAATGTTGAATTCGATATCAACATCGTTGGTGCTGAATTGCTCCGTTGTGGCATGGAAGAGATTATGACCACAGCTCCAAGCTTGTGTACTAAAGATGAAAGTACCGAATTTTGCGGACTCCGGAATAAAAGTGGTAGCATTAAGCCTCCTACACTAACAGAGCTTCACATAAAGCTTTTTAACGAGCCTTTTCCCGAAGCGCACAATGCAGCTGCCGACGTAGAATATACAACCCGATGCTTTCTGGAGCTGGTTCGTGTTGGAGCCATTTCTCCTGAGAAATTAAAAATGACAGGCAATCAAATTGATGCCTTCAAAATAAATAATCCAGCCCCAATTAAACCAGCTGGTATCGAATATGAATCGTTTAAAGAAAATACTTTTGATGATATTTCGATAGAGGAAGAAGAACGCAAGCTGAAGGAAGCTGCCGCCAACGCCGGTTCGCAAGCCTTTGTTCATCTTCACGTTCACTCGCAGTTTTCTATTTTAGATGGAGCTGCCAAAACAGCTGATCTGGCAGCTAAAGCTGTAGCCGATAACATGCCTGCTGTTGCTATTACCGATCATGGAAGCATGTTTGGTGTAAAAGAATTTCATGTGGCATGTGGCAAAGCTGGAATAAAACCCATTCTTGGTGTTGAAGCCTACGTTGCTCGCCGTGGGCATTTACGTAAAGACGACAAGACAGATGCCAGTGGCCATCATATTATTCTTCTCGCTAAAAACTATAAAGGTTATCAAAATCTTTTAAAAATGACTTCCGTTGCTCACACCGACGGGATGTACTATAAGCCACGTATCGACAAAGAATTACTAGCTGAATATAACGAAGGAGTAATTGTACTAAGTGCCTGTTTGGGAGGAGAGGTGGCTCAGAACATAATGGCTGGTAATTTCGATAAAGCCAAAGAAACCATTCTTTGGTACAAAAATATTTTTGGTGATGATTATTACCTTGAAATGATGCGTCATAAAAATGACGATCCCCGACTCAGAATTGATATATGGGAAAATCAGGTTAAGGTAAATAAGATGCTTCGCGAATTTGCAGCAGAGTTGGATGTTAAATTGGTTGCAACCAATGATGTTCACTTTGTAGAACCCGATCATGCCGAGGCTCATGATGTATTGGTTTGTTTGAGTACTGGCCGCGATTACGACGACCCTACTCGTATGAGATACACCAAGCAAGAGTGGTTTAAAACTACCCAGGAGATGAACGAGCTTTTTGCCGACATCCCCGAAGCTCTTGCCAACACGGTTGAAATAGCCAATAAGGTTGAAAGTTTTGAATTGAATGCCAACCCAATTATGCCCCCATTCGATATTCCGGAAGATTTTGGAACATTAGAAGGATATGCTGAAAAATATTCCGAGGAAGATCTTATCAAGGAATTTGGTGAAGACAGATACGAGAAACTTGGAGGCTATGATAAAGTCATTCCAATTAAATTGGAGTCTGATTATCTCGAGCATTTAACATTCGAAGGTTGCAAAGTTAGATATGGTGAAAATCCTGAAGCGAGTGTAACTGATCGACTTAAATTCGAACTTGAGACCATCAAAACAATGGGGTTCCCCGGATACTTCCTTATTGTGCAAGACTTTATCAACTGGGCCAAAAACAATGGAGTATTAGTTGGACCAGGTCGTGGATCAGCAGCAGGGGCTGCAGTAGCCTATTGTATTGCCATTACAGATGTTGACCCGATTAAATACGATTTGCTATTTGAGCGTTTTCTTAACCCCGATCGTATATCAATGCCCGATGTCGATATTGACTTTGATGACGATGGACGTCAGGCTGTTCTTGATTATGTAACCCATAAATACGGACACGATAAAGTAGCTCATATCTGTACCTTTGGTACTATGGCAACCAAAAGTTCTATAAAAGATGTAGCACGTGTACTCCGACTCGACTTAGCTGAAGCCAACCGTTTGGCAAAAATGGTGCCCGAAGCTCCTAAAATGAGTTTCAAAAAAGCCTTTAAAGAAGAACCTGAACTTCTGAAAGAGAAAGATTCCCCCAATCCTTTGATTGCAAAAACAATGCAATTTGCCGAAGCTCTTGAAGGTTCTGTTCGACAAACAGGCGTGCATGCCTGTGGCATTCTAATAGGTAAAAACCCATTAGAACAGCATCTACCTGTTATGCCAACAAAAGGAGAGGAATTATTAACTACACAATACGATGGACGATTTGTAGAAGACATTGGGCTATTGAAGATGGACTTCCTGGGACTAAAAACATTGTCCATCATAAAAGAAGTTCTTGGGAATATCAAACTTTCGAAAGGTATTGATGTAGACATCAACCATGTCGACCTGGAAGACGAAGCTACTTTCCAACTTTTCAGTCGCGGTGAAACAACAGCCATCTTCCAGTTTGAGTCGCCCGGTATGAAAAAGCACCTACGCGCGCTTCAACCCAACCGATTCGAAGATTTGGTAGCGATGAACGCCTTGTATCGTCCGGGGCCAATGGAATACATCCCTTCTTTTATCGCACGTAAACATGGTAGAGAAGAAATTGTATACGACCATCCAATGATGGAGCCCTACCTGAAAGACACTTATGGAATTACGGTTTATCAGGAGCAGGTGATGCTTCAGTCAAGAGCATTAGGTGGTTTCACCCGAGGCGACTCTGACTCACTGCGTAAAGCAATGGGTAAAAAAATTATTACCATGATGGATAAACTTAAAGAGAAGTTTATCGATGGTTGCTTAGGTAGTGAAGAGTTTATGCAAGCTTGTAAAGATGGTAAAACGACTAACAAGGATGCCAATAAACTTATTGATAAAATTTGGGGTGACTGGGAAGCATTTGCCAGTTATGCATTTAACAAATCCCACTCGGTTTGTTATGCATATGTAGCCTATCAAACAGGATACCTAAAAGCACACTATCCTGCCGAGTTTATGGCAGGTGTATTAAGCCGCAACCTTAGCGACATTACCAAAATTACCAACTTTATGGAGGAATGTCGCAACATGGGAATGGACGTACTAGGTCCTGATGTAAATGAAAGTTACCGTAAGTTTACAGTAAACAAAGAGGGTGCTATCCGATTTGGAATGGCAGGGATTAAAGGGGTTGGTGAAGGCGCAGTAGAAGCCATTATTAAAGAAAGAGACGAAAACGGACCATTCAAAGACATTTTCGATTTTGTTGAACGACTTCCATTAACTACTGTCAACAAAAAGAACATTGAAGCATTGGCCTACTCTGGAGCATTTGATAATTTGGGAGATTATCATAGAGCCCAGTTCTTCGTACCTCTTCCCAACGAAGAAACCTTGTTTATCGAGAACCTAATTCGTTATGGCAACAGATACCAAGCCGATTTAGCATCCTCACAAAATTCTTTATTTGGAGCTCTGGAAAATGGCGTAGAAATTAAAAAACCAGATTTACCTATTTGCGAACCTTTTTCAAATATCGAAAAGCTAAATAAAGAGAAAGACTACATTGGAATTTATCTTTCAGCTCACCCACTTGACGACTACCGGCTGGAACTATCTCACTTTATCAATAATAATTTAAAACAATTAGAAGATTTAGAGAGTCTTAAGGGACGTGACATAACAGTGGCCGGTATGGTAGTAAACATGCGACGAGGCACTACCAAGAAAGGTAATCCTTTTGGCATCATGACTCTTGAGGATTACAGTGGATCGTATGAATTTGCATTTTTTGGTCATGACTTTACCGATTACATGCCTTATCTTGAAATAGGCTATTTCATCACGCTAAAAGGCCGTGTACAAGAGCGAAAATTCAATAAAGAAGAGCTGGAAGTAAGAATTAATCACATATCATTCCTGAGTGAACTTCGAGAAAAAATGGTGAATACCATAACTCTGAAGGTACCTTTAAAGTCAATTACACAGGAACTAATTACCGAAATGTCGTCACTTTTAAACAAAAATGAAGGTAACGTAACCTTAAAATTTCAGGTAATAGATAATGAAAGTAAAAACACCGTACAGCTTCTTTCACGCAGCATGCGAGTTGACCTAAGCGATGAATTAGTGCGATATATTGAGGAACACCCTGATGTTACAATGAACATTGCATAA
- a CDS encoding bifunctional class I SAM-dependent methyltransferase/glycosyltransferase family 2 protein: MRANPERIKYFESRAENWVKYRKRRSYYWDSITRYCNYYIHEDSSVLEVGCGSGELLASINGKEKVGIDFCEPILNQAKEQFPDLRFELMEAENIQLNQTFDVIILSNLIGVLDDIEQVFNQLKNVCHEKTRIIVTYYNRLWEPIIRFAEFIKVKKHTPAQNWLSNGDIANLLYLSDFDAYKNNRNMFLPYRIPFVSTLFNRIFSRLPFLQQLGLNQFVFARPFPKHLNQGVIDERYSVSVVVPARNEGGNIEDAILRTPPMGKFTEFIFVEGNSTDNTWQVIQDVAEKYKDTHRIKIMQQDGKGKGDAVRKGYAAAEGDILMILDADLTMPPEDLPKFYQAITKGKGEFINGVRLVYPMEKNAMRTLNTIGNHFFSRFFTWILERPIKDTLCGTKVMFREDYLRLAKNRKFFGDFDPYGDFDLLFGAYKLNLKIVDLPIRYRERTYGDTNISRFSGGWLLLRMSAFAAVKIKFW, translated from the coding sequence ATGAGAGCAAATCCGGAACGCATAAAATATTTCGAATCTCGAGCCGAAAATTGGGTAAAATACCGAAAAAGAAGATCGTATTATTGGGATTCGATTACCCGATATTGTAATTATTATATCCACGAAGATAGTTCGGTGCTGGAAGTTGGTTGTGGATCGGGCGAACTTTTGGCTTCAATTAATGGGAAAGAGAAAGTTGGAATTGATTTTTGTGAACCGATTCTTAATCAGGCAAAAGAGCAATTTCCAGATCTTCGTTTCGAATTGATGGAAGCTGAAAATATTCAATTGAATCAAACCTTTGATGTCATTATTCTTTCGAATCTGATTGGCGTTTTAGATGATATAGAGCAAGTGTTCAATCAATTGAAAAATGTATGCCACGAAAAAACACGCATTATCGTAACATACTATAATCGATTGTGGGAGCCAATTATCCGGTTTGCTGAATTTATAAAGGTAAAAAAGCATACCCCTGCTCAAAACTGGTTGTCGAATGGCGATATTGCTAATTTGTTGTATTTATCAGATTTCGATGCCTATAAGAATAACAGGAATATGTTTCTTCCTTATCGTATTCCTTTTGTATCCACTTTGTTTAACCGAATTTTTTCTCGTTTACCTTTTCTACAACAGTTAGGCCTGAATCAGTTTGTTTTTGCTCGACCGTTTCCAAAACATCTTAATCAGGGCGTGATTGACGAACGTTATTCTGTATCGGTTGTAGTGCCTGCTCGTAACGAAGGTGGAAATATTGAAGATGCAATTTTACGAACTCCACCCATGGGTAAGTTTACTGAGTTTATTTTTGTTGAAGGAAATTCAACTGATAATACCTGGCAGGTTATTCAAGACGTAGCTGAAAAATATAAAGATACGCATCGTATCAAAATAATGCAGCAGGATGGAAAAGGGAAGGGTGATGCGGTACGCAAAGGTTATGCAGCTGCTGAAGGAGATATTCTGATGATTTTAGATGCCGATCTTACTATGCCACCCGAAGATTTACCTAAATTTTATCAGGCCATAACAAAAGGGAAAGGTGAATTTATTAATGGAGTTCGCTTAGTATATCCCATGGAAAAAAATGCCATGCGCACATTAAATACAATTGGTAATCATTTCTTTAGCCGATTTTTTACCTGGATTTTGGAACGTCCGATTAAAGATACTCTGTGTGGAACAAAGGTGATGTTTCGCGAAGATTATTTAAGGCTGGCAAAGAACCGTAAATTCTTCGGAGACTTTGACCCTTATGGCGATTTTGATCTGCTTTTTGGGGCTTATAAGCTGAACCTTAAAATTGTGGATTTGCCTATCCGATATCGCGAACGAACCTATGGAGATACTAACATCTCAAGGTTTAGTGGAGGGTGGTTGTTACTGCGTATGTCGGCCTTTGCTGCAGTTAAAATCAAATTCTGGTAA
- a CDS encoding SPFH domain-containing protein — MKNEKTINATSGYTMLILALVLTTVVIFGLIREMLYALFLLLPIFFILKGFFIVNPNGSKVLVLFGAYKGTVKDNGFFWANPFLTKQRISLRARNFDSERVKVNDKIGNPILINVILVWRVKDTYKAAFEVDQYEEFVRVQTDAAVRKLAGSYPYDNFDDEEADITLRSGMDEVNEALENEITERLAIAGIEVMEARIGYLAYAPEIASSMLKRQQAVAIVAARKKIVEGAVGMVEDALTQLAEDNIVDFDEDKKASMVSNLMVVLCGDKEATPVINTGTLH; from the coding sequence ATGAAAAATGAAAAGACTATAAATGCAACTAGTGGTTACACCATGTTAATCCTTGCATTAGTACTGACAACTGTTGTCATTTTTGGTTTAATTCGCGAAATGCTATATGCACTATTTCTGCTACTTCCAATATTTTTCATCCTAAAGGGTTTTTTCATTGTTAACCCCAATGGATCAAAAGTTTTAGTACTATTTGGAGCATATAAAGGAACAGTAAAAGACAATGGTTTCTTTTGGGCAAACCCGTTTTTAACCAAACAACGTATTTCGTTACGTGCCCGTAACTTCGATAGCGAACGAGTAAAGGTGAATGACAAAATCGGAAATCCAATTTTAATCAATGTTATTTTGGTTTGGAGAGTAAAAGACACCTACAAAGCTGCTTTTGAGGTAGATCAATACGAAGAGTTTGTTCGTGTTCAAACCGATGCTGCAGTTCGTAAACTGGCAGGATCATACCCGTACGATAATTTTGATGATGAAGAAGCAGATATTACCTTACGATCTGGTATGGACGAAGTAAACGAAGCTCTCGAAAATGAAATTACCGAACGTTTAGCAATTGCCGGTATCGAAGTGATGGAAGCACGAATTGGCTACCTTGCATATGCTCCCGAAATTGCCAGTTCAATGCTAAAACGTCAACAAGCAGTAGCGATAGTTGCTGCCCGCAAAAAAATTGTTGAAGGTGCGGTTGGCATGGTTGAAGATGCCTTAACTCAATTGGCTGAAGACAATATTGTAGATTTCGACGAAGATAAAAAAGCCTCAATGGTAAGTAACCTCATGGTAGTACTTTGTGGCGATAAAGAAGCAACACCTGTAATAAACACAGGAACATTACATTGA
- a CDS encoding uracil-xanthine permease family protein → MNKKSDSMPLPRQIIIGIQFLFVAFGATVLVPLLVGIDPSIALLSAGIGTLLFHLVTKGQVPVFLGSSFAFVAPIIEATKQFGLAGTLSGLIAVGAVYILMSGLIKLWGKGFIERIFPSVVVGPVIMVIGLSLAPEAVKMAKTDWLLAIVALLTAIIIVTYTKGLLKLIPIFMGILVGYILALILGKIDFTPIKEAGWLTLPPFTPPHWSWKAIVYMVPVAIAPLIEHVGDMYAIGAVAEKNFIKKPGLHRTMLGDGIATSLAALMGSVPNTTYSEVTGAISLTKITNPRVLRIAAITAIVFSLIGKVSGFLKSIPQAVLGGIMLLLFGMIASVGIRTLVESKAKLSSTRNQVIVSIILTIGIGGAVINIGNFSLAGIGLASLSGVILNLILPDKSKPVKIKK, encoded by the coding sequence ATGAACAAAAAATCAGATTCGATGCCATTGCCGCGTCAAATAATTATTGGAATCCAATTTCTTTTCGTTGCCTTTGGAGCAACCGTTTTAGTACCCTTATTAGTCGGAATCGACCCTTCCATTGCACTTTTATCAGCAGGTATAGGAACTTTACTTTTCCACCTGGTAACAAAAGGTCAGGTTCCTGTATTCTTAGGTAGTAGTTTTGCTTTTGTTGCACCAATTATTGAAGCTACCAAACAGTTTGGATTAGCAGGAACACTATCAGGTCTAATTGCTGTAGGTGCAGTTTACATACTCATGTCGGGATTAATAAAACTATGGGGTAAAGGATTTATCGAACGTATTTTTCCTTCTGTTGTAGTAGGACCTGTAATTATGGTAATTGGTTTATCGCTGGCGCCTGAAGCTGTAAAAATGGCAAAAACAGATTGGTTGCTTGCAATTGTTGCCTTACTCACAGCTATAATTATTGTAACATACACTAAAGGTTTACTAAAACTCATTCCTATTTTTATGGGAATATTAGTTGGCTATATTCTTGCTTTAATATTAGGGAAAATTGATTTTACTCCTATCAAAGAAGCAGGATGGTTAACATTACCTCCATTTACACCACCTCATTGGAGTTGGAAGGCAATTGTTTACATGGTTCCAGTAGCAATTGCCCCCCTTATAGAACACGTTGGTGATATGTATGCAATAGGAGCTGTTGCAGAAAAAAACTTTATCAAAAAACCGGGTTTACACCGCACTATGCTAGGAGACGGTATAGCCACTTCTCTTGCCGCATTAATGGGTAGCGTACCAAATACAACCTACTCTGAAGTAACAGGAGCTATCAGCTTAACTAAAATAACCAATCCTCGTGTTTTACGAATTGCAGCTATCACAGCCATTGTATTCTCTTTAATTGGGAAAGTAAGTGGCTTTTTAAAATCAATTCCTCAAGCAGTACTAGGAGGAATTATGCTCTTGCTATTTGGAATGATAGCCAGCGTTGGTATTAGAACTCTCGTTGAATCAAAAGCTAAATTATCATCTACACGTAATCAAGTAATTGTTTCAATCATCTTAACAATAGGAATTGGTGGAGCAGTTATCAACATCGGTAATTTCTCGTTAGCTGGAATCGGCTTAGCATCTTTATCTGGAGTTATTCTCAACCTTATTTTACCAGATAAATCAAAACCGGTTAAGATCAAAAAATAA
- a CDS encoding Arc family DNA-binding protein, translating into MAKKKSFVLRVDPETYEQIEKWAEDEFRSVNGQLEWMIHKALKDAKRLKKKNSPTNEQE; encoded by the coding sequence ATGGCTAAAAAGAAGTCCTTTGTATTAAGAGTAGATCCTGAGACATACGAGCAAATTGAAAAATGGGCCGAAGACGAATTCAGGAGTGTCAACGGGCAATTGGAATGGATGATCCATAAGGCTTTAAAAGATGCCAAACGATTAAAAAAGAAAAATAGTCCTACTAACGAACAAGAGTAA
- a CDS encoding amino acid permease, with protein sequence MQKSLTNPNAGFGSVAVFMTAISTILGAILFLRFGYAVAHVGLGGVIGIIVIGHIVTVPTALAVAEIATNQRVQGGGAYFIISRSFGLNIGGAIGLALYLSQAISVAFYIIAFGEAFDPLIPFLNLDLEPETIKRIVTLALMTILALVAVLRGANIGMKALYGVVALLFVSIGFFLLGHPIKGHGILSLNETVEGHDSFFFVFTIIFPAFTGMAAGLGLSGDLKDPKKSIPRGTLLATLVGMLVYVAVAIKLSMSASIEDLASDQLIMSRIAIWGPIIPIGLAAASLSSAIGSLLVAPRTLQAIGYDSILPFNNLNSWMAKGRKNDNEPVNGSIITIAIAYFFIVIGDVDFVAQIISMFFMATYGAICLISFLEHFAADPSYRPTFKYNRWIFSLIGALLSFWLMFKMNWAYAALSALIMAVTYHLITIARPEKQGLEKLFKGVVFQLSRQIQIFVQRANKEEEQSHWRPFAICVSEDSFKRQSAFDMLRWICYKHGFGTYIHFIKGFLTKETHQESQNVLSRLINQSEGSKSRLYLDTIISPSYTSAIAQVIQLSGISGKGNNLILFEFSRNNPESLTYALDNYHLFQSTGFDVCVLNTSYKGFGYRREIHVWITAKDFRNANLMILLAYIISGHPDWRNAVIKIFATFPQNQVEKQRARLLELIKGGRLPISPSNINFFPLAENQTIQEAIVKHSQDADLTIAGFNPDQVKEDQSRMIDYGDLGNVLFVNTFIKKDIK encoded by the coding sequence ATGCAAAAATCGCTCACAAATCCTAATGCCGGTTTCGGATCTGTAGCTGTTTTTATGACAGCTATTTCCACTATTCTTGGTGCTATTCTCTTTCTTCGTTTTGGATACGCTGTGGCACATGTTGGTTTAGGAGGTGTGATTGGTATTATTGTAATAGGTCATATCGTTACTGTACCTACGGCGTTGGCTGTGGCTGAAATTGCAACCAACCAAAGAGTTCAAGGTGGAGGAGCCTATTTTATTATTTCTCGCTCGTTTGGATTAAATATTGGCGGGGCTATTGGTTTAGCTCTGTATTTGTCGCAAGCCATTAGTGTTGCATTTTATATAATTGCATTCGGTGAGGCTTTTGATCCTCTCATACCCTTTTTGAATCTTGATTTAGAGCCTGAAACTATAAAACGCATTGTTACACTGGCACTGATGACGATTTTGGCGTTGGTAGCTGTATTGCGTGGGGCAAATATAGGAATGAAGGCTTTATATGGAGTAGTGGCTTTATTGTTTGTGTCTATTGGCTTCTTTTTATTGGGGCATCCAATTAAAGGTCATGGTATATTGAGTTTAAATGAAACCGTTGAGGGGCACGATTCCTTCTTTTTTGTTTTTACCATTATCTTCCCGGCTTTTACAGGAATGGCAGCAGGACTTGGTTTGTCTGGAGATTTAAAAGATCCTAAAAAGTCGATACCCAGAGGAACTTTATTGGCTACCTTGGTAGGGATGTTGGTTTATGTAGCTGTTGCCATCAAATTATCTATGTCAGCTTCAATCGAAGATTTGGCATCCGATCAATTGATTATGTCTCGTATTGCAATCTGGGGTCCTATTATACCAATTGGACTAGCTGCAGCTTCTTTATCATCGGCAATTGGTTCTTTGCTTGTTGCCCCTCGTACTCTGCAAGCCATTGGTTACGATTCTATTCTACCGTTTAATAATCTAAACAGCTGGATGGCTAAAGGGCGTAAAAATGATAATGAACCGGTTAACGGAAGTATTATCACCATTGCTATTGCTTATTTCTTTATAGTTATTGGCGATGTTGATTTTGTTGCACAGATTATTTCAATGTTTTTTATGGCAACATACGGAGCTATTTGTTTGATATCTTTCTTAGAACATTTCGCTGCTGATCCATCATATCGACCTACATTTAAATATAATCGATGGATATTTTCTTTAATAGGGGCTTTATTGTCATTTTGGTTGATGTTTAAAATGAATTGGGCCTATGCTGCTTTATCTGCATTGATAATGGCTGTTACTTATCATTTAATTACAATTGCCAGACCTGAGAAACAAGGGTTGGAAAAGCTTTTTAAAGGAGTTGTGTTTCAGTTAAGTAGGCAGATTCAGATATTTGTGCAACGAGCTAATAAAGAAGAAGAGCAATCGCATTGGAGGCCATTTGCTATTTGTGTTTCTGAAGATTCATTTAAACGACAATCAGCCTTTGATATGTTGCGATGGATTTGTTATAAGCATGGCTTTGGAACTTATATTCATTTTATAAAAGGCTTTCTTACCAAAGAAACTCATCAGGAATCTCAAAACGTACTATCCCGTCTCATTAATCAGTCAGAAGGAAGTAAAAGTCGCCTTTATCTCGACACTATTATTAGCCCATCTTATACTTCTGCAATTGCACAGGTAATTCAGTTATCGGGTATTAGTGGAAAAGGTAATAATCTGATTTTATTTGAGTTTTCTCGCAATAACCCTGAGTCATTAACGTATGCATTAGATAATTATCATTTATTTCAGTCAACGGGTTTTGATGTATGTGTTTTAAATACTTCGTATAAAGGTTTTGGTTATCGTCGTGAGATACATGTTTGGATAACGGCCAAAGATTTTCGTAATGCAAACCTGATGATCTTATTAGCTTATATTATATCAGGGCATCCCGATTGGCGTAATGCTGTCATCAAGATTTTTGCTACCTTTCCGCAAAATCAGGTTGAAAAACAACGTGCCCGATTATTGGAATTAATTAAAGGAGGCAGATTGCCAATTTCGCCTTCAAATATTAATTTTTTTCCATTGGCCGAAAATCAAACAATTCAGGAGGCTATTGTAAAGCATAGCCAGGATGCTGATTTGACTATCGCCGGATTTAATCCCGATCAGGTTAAAGAAGATCAAAGTCGAATGATTGATTACGGAGATCTAGGTAATGTGTTGTTTGTTAACACCTTTATAAAAAAGGATATTAAGTAG
- a CDS encoding 30S ribosomal protein S16, with product MPVKIRLARHGRKRYAYYHIVVADSRAPRDGKFIERIGSYNPNTNPATVNLNFDKALTWLSNGAQPTDTARAILSYKGVMMKKHLLDGVKKGAFDEAEAEKRFNAWLTEKENKIQAKKDGLANAKADADKATLERETKINADRAEAIAKQKADLAAEAEAAAKAAAAEAAGEEAPEAEAEGTEEAAEEPQA from the coding sequence ATGCCTGTAAAAATTAGACTGGCACGTCATGGACGTAAAAGGTATGCATACTACCACATTGTAGTTGCAGATAGCAGAGCTCCACGTGATGGAAAGTTCATTGAAAGAATTGGTTCTTACAATCCGAACACAAATCCTGCTACAGTAAATTTGAACTTCGACAAAGCTCTTACTTGGCTTTCAAACGGTGCTCAACCAACTGACACTGCTCGTGCGATTCTTTCGTACAAAGGTGTTATGATGAAAAAGCACTTATTAGATGGTGTTAAAAAAGGTGCTTTCGATGAGGCAGAAGCTGAAAAACGCTTCAATGCTTGGTTGACTGAAAAAGAAAATAAGATCCAAGCTAAAAAAGATGGTTTAGCAAATGCTAAAGCTGATGCTGATAAAGCAACTTTAGAGCGTGAAACTAAAATTAACGCTGATAGAGCTGAAGCTATTGCAAAACAAAAAGCTGATTTGGCTGCTGAAGCTGAAGCTGCTGCGAAAGCTGCCGCTGCAGAAGCTGCTGGTGAAGAAGCTCCTGAAGCAGAAGCTGAAGGAACAGAAGAAGCTGCTGAAGAGCCACAAGCTTAA